In Rariglobus hedericola, the following proteins share a genomic window:
- a CDS encoding ribonucleoside-diphosphate reductase subunit alpha — MNPSLSHDLALKRTTHSSDNKPAYAWRDAVLSDTPLLPEIVLLAPQGETKFDLGEIADTLGKALTNVHLARGETANIFTADTRAFVGRIVKEVAANLAGEALRKSPLRISLNDLYELIEKTLVDNNAYDVAKSLLLNRSRKLATPAPHATGSVRVIRRNKQVVPFIAQKVEIAVRKAFLSLHRDSTPAVAITEAAAARVNASKQSFVHIEEIQDIVQEELMKAGHFKVAESYILYRAHRNEERTGILAETAAAEPAAPAQPSMTVIKLANGDNHLWDRADLKARISFASIGLDLCLSHDEIEAELLRSVFDEISKKDLDQTIVLNSKTLIEKDADFAKFSGRIQLTYIYEEVLGWDIVKDGIAKLKSFHIAAFKDYLAHGVAIKRLNPRLLDFNLDKLAAVLDPSADLELDFLGIQTLYDRYLIIDKTVKPSRRLETPQFFWIRVSMGLFLDEPGDREAKITGLYELYKSRRFCSSTPTLFNSGTLHSQLSSCYLYYVDDSLEGIMYRGIAENAQLSKWAGGLGGSWTAVRGTGAHIGGTNGESQGVIPFLKLHNDQLVAVNQGGKRKGSGCAYLESWHNDIFEFLELRKNTGDDRRRTHDMNTANWIPDLFMKRMEARAQWTLFRANETKDLHDLYGKKFEEAYVRYEKLAEEGKIYGQKIEALELWKKMLSMLFETGHPWITFKDACNLRSPQDHVGVIHSSNLCTEITLNTSNDETAVCNLGSVILENHLLPDGQLDHKKLRETIQTAVRALDNVIDINFYPTKAAETSNRRHRPIGLGVMGLAHALYLRGHAFASPEAVEFNDEAMEAIAYYAYEASSDLAAERGTYSSYKGSKWDRGLLPQDTIDLLENERGVPVEVPRGGRMDWTPLRAKIAKHGMRNSNVLAIAPTATISNITATSPCIEPTYKNLFVKSNLSGEFIVLNYFLVKDLKARGLWNQEMIDNLKYFDGDLKDIDAVPADLKTKYLTAFDIDFKWVIEAAARRQKWIDQSQSVNLWLKTPDLKTLSHMYRQAWHVGLKTTYYLRTLGASNIEKATVAVKKEVRGAAGETKAETATRDASDAAKKTYTAEEKRVCSIEAMKNGEECEACQ; from the coding sequence ATGAATCCTTCGCTCTCCCACGATCTCGCGCTCAAGCGCACCACGCACTCCTCCGACAACAAGCCCGCCTACGCCTGGCGCGACGCCGTTCTCTCCGACACGCCCCTCCTTCCCGAGATCGTTCTCCTCGCCCCCCAGGGTGAGACCAAGTTCGACCTCGGTGAGATCGCCGACACCCTCGGCAAGGCCCTCACCAACGTCCACCTCGCCCGCGGCGAGACCGCCAACATCTTCACTGCCGACACGCGCGCATTCGTGGGCCGCATCGTGAAGGAAGTCGCCGCCAACCTCGCCGGCGAGGCCCTCCGCAAGTCCCCCCTGCGCATTTCGCTCAACGACCTCTACGAGCTCATCGAGAAGACCCTCGTGGACAACAACGCCTACGACGTCGCCAAGAGCCTTCTCCTCAACCGCAGCCGCAAGCTCGCCACGCCCGCCCCCCACGCCACCGGCTCCGTTCGCGTCATCCGTCGCAACAAACAGGTCGTCCCTTTCATCGCGCAAAAGGTCGAGATCGCCGTCCGCAAGGCCTTCCTCTCGCTCCACCGCGACTCCACGCCCGCCGTCGCCATCACCGAGGCCGCCGCCGCCCGCGTCAACGCCTCCAAACAATCCTTCGTCCACATCGAAGAGATCCAGGACATCGTCCAGGAAGAGCTCATGAAGGCCGGCCACTTCAAGGTCGCCGAGTCCTACATCCTCTACCGCGCCCATCGCAACGAAGAGCGCACCGGCATCCTCGCTGAAACCGCCGCCGCCGAACCCGCCGCTCCCGCCCAGCCCTCGATGACCGTCATCAAACTCGCCAATGGCGACAACCACCTCTGGGACCGCGCCGACCTAAAGGCCCGCATTTCCTTCGCCTCCATCGGCCTCGACCTCTGCCTCTCGCACGACGAGATCGAGGCCGAGCTCCTCCGCTCCGTCTTCGACGAGATCTCCAAGAAAGACCTCGACCAGACCATCGTCCTCAATTCGAAGACGCTCATCGAGAAGGACGCCGACTTCGCCAAGTTCTCCGGCCGCATCCAGCTCACCTACATCTACGAAGAAGTCCTCGGCTGGGACATCGTCAAAGACGGCATCGCCAAGCTGAAGAGCTTCCACATCGCCGCCTTCAAAGACTACCTCGCCCACGGCGTCGCCATCAAGCGCCTCAACCCGCGCCTCCTCGACTTCAACCTCGATAAACTCGCCGCCGTCCTCGACCCGTCCGCCGACCTCGAGCTCGACTTCCTTGGCATCCAGACGCTCTACGATCGCTACCTGATCATCGACAAGACCGTCAAACCCTCCCGCCGCCTCGAGACTCCCCAGTTCTTCTGGATCCGCGTCTCGATGGGCCTCTTCCTCGACGAGCCCGGCGACCGCGAAGCCAAGATCACCGGCCTCTACGAACTCTACAAGAGCCGCCGCTTCTGCTCCAGCACGCCGACCCTCTTCAACTCCGGCACGCTCCACTCGCAGCTCTCCTCCTGCTACCTCTACTACGTCGATGACTCCCTCGAAGGCATCATGTATCGCGGCATCGCCGAGAACGCCCAGCTCTCCAAGTGGGCCGGCGGCCTCGGCGGCTCGTGGACCGCGGTCCGCGGCACCGGCGCGCACATCGGCGGCACCAACGGCGAATCCCAGGGCGTCATCCCGTTCCTGAAACTCCACAACGACCAGCTCGTCGCCGTCAACCAGGGCGGCAAGCGCAAGGGCTCCGGCTGCGCCTACCTCGAGTCCTGGCACAACGACATCTTCGAGTTCCTCGAGCTCCGCAAGAACACCGGTGACGACCGCCGTCGCACCCACGACATGAACACGGCGAACTGGATTCCCGACCTCTTCATGAAACGCATGGAGGCCCGCGCCCAGTGGACCCTCTTCCGCGCCAACGAAACCAAGGACCTCCACGACCTCTACGGCAAAAAGTTCGAGGAAGCCTACGTCCGCTACGAGAAGCTCGCCGAGGAAGGCAAAATCTACGGCCAGAAGATCGAAGCCCTCGAGCTCTGGAAGAAAATGCTCTCGATGCTCTTCGAGACCGGCCACCCCTGGATCACCTTCAAAGACGCCTGCAACCTCCGCTCCCCGCAGGACCACGTCGGCGTCATCCACTCGTCGAACCTCTGCACCGAGATCACGCTCAACACCTCCAACGACGAGACCGCCGTCTGCAACCTCGGCTCCGTCATCCTCGAGAACCACCTCCTCCCCGACGGCCAGCTCGACCACAAGAAGCTCCGCGAGACCATCCAGACCGCCGTGCGCGCCCTGGACAACGTCATCGACATCAACTTCTACCCGACCAAGGCCGCCGAGACCTCCAACCGCCGCCACCGTCCCATCGGCCTCGGCGTCATGGGCCTCGCCCACGCCCTCTACCTCCGCGGACACGCCTTCGCCTCCCCCGAGGCCGTCGAGTTCAACGACGAGGCCATGGAAGCCATCGCCTACTACGCCTACGAAGCCAGCTCCGACCTCGCCGCCGAACGTGGCACCTACAGCAGCTACAAAGGCTCCAAGTGGGACCGCGGCCTCCTCCCGCAAGACACCATCGACCTCCTCGAGAACGAACGCGGCGTCCCCGTCGAAGTTCCCCGCGGCGGCCGCATGGACTGGACGCCCCTCCGCGCCAAGATCGCCAAACACGGCATGCGCAACAGCAACGTCCTCGCCATCGCGCCCACCGCCACGATCTCCAACATCACGGCCACCTCGCCCTGCATCGAGCCCACCTACAAGAACCTCTTCGTCAAATCCAACCTCTCCGGCGAATTCATCGTCCTGAATTACTTCCTCGTGAAGGACCTCAAGGCCCGCGGACTCTGGAACCAGGAGATGATCGACAACCTCAAGTATTTCGACGGAGACCTGAAGGACATCGACGCCGTCCCCGCCGACCTGAAGACGAAATACCTCACTGCCTTCGACATCGACTTCAAGTGGGTGATCGAAGCCGCCGCCCGCCGCCAGAAGTGGATCGACCAGTCCCAGTCGGTGAACCTCTGGCTGAAGACCCCCGACCTGAAGACCCTGTCGCACATGTATCGCCAAGCCTGGCACGTGGGCCTCAAGACGACCTACTACCTGCGCACCCTCGGCGCCTCCAACATCGAGAAGGCCACGGTCGCGGTGAAGAAGGAAGTCCGCGGCGCCGCCGGCGAGACCAAGGCCGAAACCGCCACCCGCGATGCGTCCGACGCAGCCAAGAAGACCTACACCGCCGAGGAAAAACGCGTCTGCAGCATCGAAGCCATGAAGAACGGCGAAGAGTGCGAAGCCTGCCAATAA
- a CDS encoding ribonucleotide-diphosphate reductase subunit beta has translation MQKSFQVGAKTFVLDQEKAEAAFAAKKVINGRETMCFNLLPLKYQWAYDLYRTMKANHWEPEDVPMGKDIEQWRDTKLVSDVERWIIRMGIGYFSAAEGIVGDNIQHVVRELVTAPELKLVLGRHAHEENIHADSLLYMISSLGINPHECEAMFEDVPTIAKKNAFVVNNSRNLRRDLDLTKTENKQLLAKNIFLFGQCMEGTQFYGLFGMILSLYRQNKFPGIGQMFRYTLRDESNHIEVFRNLFMDLIEENREIWTTEFKEELRATMAEAVQLEKDFIRDCLPVNAVGLAIEEFLTYIDYIADRRLEGVGLNPLNAGVKNPLPWLAEMMDIKKEQNFFEGRVTEYQKSSALTNTSDDDL, from the coding sequence ATGCAGAAATCGTTTCAAGTCGGTGCCAAGACGTTCGTCCTTGATCAGGAAAAGGCAGAAGCCGCGTTTGCGGCCAAGAAGGTCATCAACGGTCGTGAGACCATGTGCTTCAATCTCCTCCCGCTGAAATATCAGTGGGCTTACGATCTTTACCGCACGATGAAGGCGAACCACTGGGAGCCCGAGGACGTGCCCATGGGCAAAGACATCGAGCAGTGGCGCGACACCAAGCTCGTTTCCGACGTCGAGCGTTGGATCATCCGCATGGGCATCGGTTATTTTTCGGCCGCCGAGGGTATCGTCGGTGACAACATCCAGCACGTTGTCCGCGAGCTCGTCACCGCTCCCGAGCTGAAGCTCGTTCTTGGCCGTCACGCGCACGAGGAGAACATCCACGCCGACTCGCTCCTCTACATGATTTCGTCGCTGGGCATCAACCCGCACGAGTGCGAGGCCATGTTCGAAGACGTCCCGACCATCGCGAAGAAAAACGCTTTCGTCGTTAACAACTCTCGCAACCTCCGTCGCGACCTCGATCTCACCAAGACCGAGAACAAGCAGCTCCTCGCGAAGAACATTTTCCTCTTCGGTCAATGCATGGAGGGCACCCAGTTCTACGGTCTCTTCGGCATGATTCTGTCGCTCTACCGCCAGAACAAATTCCCCGGCATCGGCCAGATGTTCCGCTACACGCTCCGCGACGAATCCAACCACATCGAGGTGTTCCGCAATCTGTTCATGGATCTCATCGAGGAGAACCGCGAGATCTGGACCACCGAGTTCAAGGAAGAGCTCCGCGCCACCATGGCCGAGGCCGTGCAACTCGAGAAAGATTTCATCCGCGACTGCCTGCCCGTGAACGCTGTCGGCCTCGCGATCGAAGAGTTCCTTACCTACATCGACTACATCGCCGACCGTCGCCTCGAAGGCGTGGGCCTCAACCCCCTCAACGCCGGCGTGAAGAACCCGCTGCCCTGGCTCGCCGAGATGATGGACATCAAGAAGGAGCAAAACTTCTTCGAGGGTCGCGTCACCGAATACCAGAAGTCCTCCGCGCTCACCAACACCTCCGACGACGATCTCTGA
- a CDS encoding RES domain-containing protein codes for MDIELKDRRLCARCVQEPYLKDIIETSGEEVDCDYCDFHGRSLALEEVAALIEKAFGQHYEQITANDDFDKLIGEELSNVIADAAEISEDCAEDIREIIDNKTSGAPDEQYGDDPFNADACYARKSPDDIYYQEKWHYFEHSIKTRARFFSRTGYDTLKEVFAELDAYRTYNRQSVIVEAGSEQGLKSLYRARVFQSEEKLKEALMRPDRQISPPDTAHALAGRMNARGISVFYGATKPETALAELRPPVCSDVVIGRFDIIKKVRLLDVGALAGVKVDGSIFDPSYIKRLERAKFLRSLSNRITRPVLPDDELSEYLVTQAIADFLATELKLDGVIYCSAQSKEGINVALFNHASCVELYEMPKGTTIEASTYNTDDDGPYRDYSVHETLPPKSTPQPKHEHFWGFGKEVEMSAPISSEPFLKLDMESLRVHHVASVAYTTEESVVARYRFQQPDVNDEASGPIF; via the coding sequence ATGGATATTGAGCTAAAGGACCGGCGGCTATGTGCTAGATGTGTTCAAGAGCCTTATCTTAAGGATATTATTGAGACGAGCGGAGAGGAGGTCGATTGTGATTACTGTGATTTTCACGGCAGAAGCCTCGCTCTTGAAGAAGTCGCAGCCCTGATCGAGAAGGCGTTTGGGCAACATTACGAACAGATCACTGCGAATGATGATTTTGATAAGCTAATAGGGGAGGAGCTATCTAACGTTATCGCTGATGCGGCGGAAATCTCCGAGGACTGTGCCGAAGACATTCGTGAAATTATAGATAATAAGACATCCGGTGCGCCCGATGAACAGTATGGCGATGATCCTTTTAATGCAGACGCCTGCTATGCGCGAAAAAGCCCGGATGATATTTACTATCAGGAGAAATGGCACTATTTCGAACATAGCATTAAGACGAGGGCTCGATTTTTTAGCCGCACCGGCTACGATACACTAAAAGAAGTTTTCGCTGAGCTGGATGCCTATCGCACTTACAACAGGCAGTCTGTCATTGTGGAGGCGGGAAGTGAACAAGGACTGAAATCGCTTTATCGGGCTCGTGTTTTCCAATCGGAAGAAAAGCTTAAGGAAGCACTAATGCGTCCTGATAGGCAGATTTCGCCTCCTGATACCGCGCATGCATTAGCGGGCCGAATGAATGCACGCGGTATTTCTGTTTTTTACGGTGCCACTAAACCTGAAACGGCGCTGGCCGAATTGAGGCCTCCTGTTTGCAGTGATGTGGTTATTGGACGTTTCGATATTATTAAAAAGGTTCGCTTGCTGGACGTCGGTGCTCTTGCCGGAGTTAAGGTAGATGGCAGTATTTTTGATCCTTCCTACATAAAGCGATTGGAGCGCGCAAAATTTCTTCGTTCGCTAAGTAATCGTATTACACGCCCCGTTTTGCCTGATGATGAGTTGTCGGAATATTTGGTCACTCAAGCAATCGCCGACTTTTTGGCTACAGAATTAAAACTGGATGGTGTTATCTATTGTTCGGCTCAATCTAAGGAAGGGATCAATGTGGCGCTCTTTAATCATGCATCATGCGTGGAGCTGTATGAAATGCCGAAGGGAACGACGATTGAGGCATCAACTTATAATACTGATGACGATGGACCGTATAGGGATTACTCGGTCCATGAAACCCTTCCGCCTAAATCGACACCTCAACCAAAACATGAGCATTTTTGGGGATTTGGGAAAGAGGTAGAGATGTCGGCTCCAATTTCTTCTGAGCCGTTTCTCAAACTCGATATGGAAAGCCTTAGGGTCCATCATGTCGCAAGTGTAGCCTACACCACAGAAGAATCGGTCGTAGCCCGTTATCGCTTTCAACAACCTGATGTAAATGATGAAGCCAGTGGGCCGATTTTTTAG